Below is a window of Candidatus Eremiobacterota bacterium DNA.
TCCGCCCAGAGGAGCTTCTTGTCGGCGTCAACGCTCTGCACGAAGGTGCTGTAGGAGAATGATTCAGAGTAAGGGGCCCCGTTGTTGATGCCCCGGAACACCATGGTCCCCGATGAAGGGACGATGCTGTCGAAGCCGCCGGACCGCATGGAGTCAAGAAGGCTTTTCCCGAGGTACGCGGCATGGACGCGCTGCTCCGACTTCTGGAGCCCCTTCCTGCCCGAGGAGAATGAGGTGAGTATCACCAGCGCCGCGATCAAGACCAAGGCGAACGCGACGATGGTCTCCGTCAATGTGAAGCCCTTTTCCTTCTTCATGAGACTTTCTCCCTCGTTCTTGTCAGGCGCTCAGCCGAGCACCTGCACCAGGTTGAAGAGGGGCATGCCCAGCGAAATAATCAGCAGGCCTACAAAGATCCCCACCACGACGATGACGAGCGGCTCGATAAGGGACGCCATGTTTTTCAGCATCACATCCACCTGGAGCTCGTAGAAATCGGCTATCTCGTTGAGCATGGTCTCAAGAGTCCCCGACTCCTCGCCGGTCGCTATCATGCTGACGGCCATCTTGG
It encodes the following:
- a CDS encoding type II secretion system protein codes for the protein MKKEKGFTLTETIVAFALVLIAALVILTSFSSGRKGLQKSEQRVHAAYLGKSLLDSMRSGGFDSIVPSSGTMVFRGINNGAPYSESFSYSTFVQSVDADKKLLWAEITWKDSTGTRKLVMETIIVRKGAG